The following proteins are co-located in the Zonotrichia albicollis isolate bZonAlb1 chromosome 1, bZonAlb1.hap1, whole genome shotgun sequence genome:
- the TRAPPC8 gene encoding trafficking protein particle complex subunit 8 isoform X1 → MAQCVQSVQEFIQDSFVPLVAALCSEEAERLTRRNNLSFAELVRPFCRLTSEVHMRDPNNQLHIIKNLKIAVNNIITHPPQPGAIRKLLHDVVSVSQPAEGLVANVITAGDYDLNISDRSVKASVPWYSNWKETLMELNTSTFYSATTPWFESYRECFLQSMPASDHEFLNHYVACMLVVSSSEPDPVEQFLKLSQEQHRIQHSSEYSYPKWFIPNTLKYYVLLHDVSTGEEQRADSIYEEMKQRYGTQGCYLLKINSRVSNRGADEQIPDPWSQYLQKNTIQNQDSYEDYTVSNKNTDHLISDGIDSEIKDGLSNNFKAHPLQLDHPSGSLDSTDYMKASTSLQDSKKSNSGTPHGACLTLTDHDRIRQFIQEFTFRGLLPHIEKTIRQLNDQLISRKGLSRSLFSATKKWFSGSKVPEKSINELKNTSGLLYPPEAPELQIRKMADLCFLVQHYELAYSCYHTAKKDFLNDQAMLYAAGALEMAAVSAFLQPGAPRPYPAHYMETAIQTYRDICKNMVLAERCVLLSAEILKSQSKYSEAAALLIRLTSEDSDLRSALLLEQAAHCFINMKSPMVRKFAFHMILAGHRFSKAGQKKHALRCYCQAMQVYKGKGWSLAEDHINFTIGRQSFTLRQLDNAVSAFRHILINDSKQPPAQQGAFLREYLYVYKNATQLSPDGPLPQLPLPYINSSATRVFFGHDRRPAEGEKQAATHVSLDQEYDSESSQQWKELEEQVVSVINKGTIPSNFQPTQFCLNRYSDNSKFPLAVIEEPITVEVSFRNPLKVPLLLTDLSLLWKFQPKDFSAKHDGETKEQGTCDEDMVGTEAIAEFLISSEETKVARLKLFPHQTGELHILGVVYNLGSVQGAVSLDGIDPSIGLQTGKFVSNGLSVRGRQDLEIQGPRLNNTKEEKTSIKYGPDRRLDPIITEEMPLLEVFFINFPTGLLCGEIRKAYVEFVNVSKCPLTALKVVSKHPEFFTFGGNTAALTPLSPSASENCSAYKTVVTDPTSVRTALLSSASSADFGLGTGGSPEVIQVPLPDAVLLPGASVQLPMWLRGPDEEGVHEINFLFYYESIKKHSKMCHRVLRHTAVICTSRSLHIRATVCRSNALGDEESRGDNMLLFVDVENINTSETGVKEFHIVQVSSNSKHWKLQKSVNISGDKDTKLASRERAKLCFKAVRCKNSEENYTFADIVFGNEQIISSASPCADFFFQSLSSEFKRTHVQSHTHASQRAVKQSFDETVRLIQKCSEVDLNIVVLWKAYVVEDSKQLILEGQHHVTLNTVGKEAFSFPQKQGFKKILGNSDWEDLEQDLPETVLLKFFRPENTQVPARPTPEQLSNLIKTSLHYPESFNHSFHQKSLCLVPVTLLLSNCSQAVVDVMIDLRHKPTSSEALEIHGSFTWLGQTQYKLQLKGQEVYSLQLKACFVHTGVYNLGTPRVFAKLVDQATLFETSQQNSMPALIIINNI, encoded by the exons ATCGCTCAGTTAAGGCTAGTGTTCCTTGGTACAGTAATTGGAAAGAGACACTGATGGAACTGAACACATCCACCTTTTATTCAG CTACTACTCCTTGGTTTGAGTCTTACAGAGAGTGCTTTCTTCAGTCCATGCCTGCATCTGATCACGAATTCTTAAACCACTATGTTGCAT GTATGCTGGTAGTTTCTTCTAGTGAACCGGACCCTGTGGAGCAGTTCCTGAAGCTGTCCCAAGAACAGCATCGGATTCAGCACAGTAGTGAATACTCCTATCCCAAGTGGTTTATACCAAACACGCTCAAATATTATGTGCTACTGCATGATGTAAGCACAGGAGAAGAGCAAAG AGCTGACTCCATTTATGAAGAGATGAAACAGAGATATGGAACTCAGGGTTGCTATTTGCTGAAAATAAATTCTCGGGTGTCTAACAGAGGAGCAGACGAACAGATACCAGATCCTTGGAGTCAGTACCTTCAGAAAAACACTATCCAGAACCAG GATTCCTATGAAGATTATACTGTTTCAAACAAGAACACTGATCACTTGATATCAGATGGCATAGACAGTGAAATTAAAG ATGGCTTGTCAAATAACTTTAAGGCTCACCCCCTTCAGCTGGATCATCCCAGTGGCAGTTTGGATAGCACTGATTACATGAAGGCTTCTACATCACTTCAGGACTCAAAGAAGTCAAATTCTGGGACACCTCATGGTGCTTGTTTAACTCTCACAGATCACGATCGAATTAGGCAGTTCATACAGGAATTCACATTTCGGGGACTTTTGCCACACATAGAGAAAACAATTCGACAGCTCAATGATCAG TTAATATCCAGGAAAGGCTTGAGCCGATCACTATTTTCTGCTACTAAAAAATGGTTTAGTGGCAGCAAGGTTCCAGAGAAAAGTATAAATGAGCTCAAGAATACTTCTGGTTTGCT GTATCCACCAGAAGCGCCCGAACTTCAAATCCGGAAGATGGCAGACTTGTGCTTTTTGGTGCAACACTATGAACTTGCATATAGCTGTTACCATACAGCAAAGAAGGACTTCTTAAATGATCAGGCAATGCTTTATGCAGCTGGAGCACTG GAAATGGCAGCAGTGTCAGCTTTTCTTCAGCCTGGAGCTCCTAGGCCATATCCTGCTCATTATATGGAGACAGCGATTCAGACCTACCGAGATATCTGCAA GAACATGGTTCTGGCTGAACGCTGTGTACTGCTTAGTGCTGAAATCTTAAAAAGTCAAAGCAAATAttcagaggcagctgctctTCTGATTCGTTTGACCAGTGAG GATTCAGATCTTCGCAGTGCACTCCTGTTGGAGCAGGCAGCCCATTGTTTTATAAACATGAAAAGTCCCATGGTTAGAAAGTTTGCATTTCATATGATATTGGCTGGCCACAGATTTAGTAAAGCAGGCCAG AAGAAGCATGCCTTACGTTGCTACTGTCAAGCCATGCAGGTTTACAAAGGGAAGGGCTGGTCTCTTGCAGAAGACCACATTAACTTCACCATCGGTCGTCAGTCCTTTACGCTTCGTCAGCTGGACAACGCTGTGTCTGCCTTCAGGCATATTTTGATCAATGACAGTAAACAACCTCCAGCTCAGCAAGGAGCTTTTTTAAGAGAATATCTTTATGTCTATAAG AATGCAACCCAGCTGTCACCAGATGGTCCCTTACCACAGCTTCCTTTACCATATATTAACAGCTCAGCAACTCGTGTTTTCTTTGGCCATGATCGACGACCAGCAGAAG GTGAGAAGCAGGCAGCTACGCACGTGAGCCTGGATCAGGAGTATGACTCAGAATCATCCCAACAGTGGAAGGAGCTCGAGGAGCAGGTGGTGTCTGTGATAAATAAAGGAACAATACCTTCAAACTTTCAACCTACACAGTTCTGTTTAAATCGCTACTCGGATAACTCCAAATTTCCGCTTGCTGTGATAGAAG AACCAATAACTGTAGAAGTGTCCTTCCGAAACCCTCTGAAAGTTCCGCTTCTTTTGACTGACCTTTCATTGCTGTGGAAGTTTCAACCTAAAGACTTCAGTGCAAAGCATGATGGAGAAACAAAAGAGCAG ggTACGTGTGATGAAGATATGGTAGGAACTGAAGCAATAGCAGAATTTTTAATTAGTAGTGAGGAGACAAAAGTG GCAAGACTAAAGCTCTTTCCCCATCAAACAGGGGAGCTACATATTCTGGGAGTCGTTTATAATCTTGGCAGTGTTCAAGGTGCTGTGTCATTAGATGGGATAGATCCTTCTATTGGATTACAGACAG GAAAGTTTGTTTCCAATGGGTTATCTGTACGAGGAAGACAAGATTTAGAAATCCAAGGACCTCGACTTAATAacacaaaagaggaaaaaacatcGATTAAATATGGACCTGATAGACGTTTAGATCCCATTATTACAGAAGAAATGCCTTTGTTAGAG GTGTTCTTTATAAATTTTCCTACAGGGCTTCTCTGTGGAGAAATCAGAAAAGCGTATGTAGAATTTGTGAACGTAAGCAAGTGTCCTCTTACTGCACTGAAGGTCGTGTCCAAGCATCCAGAATTTTTCACTTTTGGTGGAAATACTGCTGCTTTAACACCACTAAGTCCTTCAGCCTCAGAGAACTGTAGTGCTTACAAGACTGTTGTGACAGACCCTACCTCTGTGCGAACAGCACTGCTGTCTTCAGCTTCTTCTGCAGACTTTGGGCTTGGCACGGGAGGTTCACCTGAAGTAATACAGGTTCCGCTTCCTGATGCTGTTCTTCTTCCTGGGGCTTCAGTGCAGCTGCCAATGTGGTTACGGGGACCAGATGAAGAAGGTGTTCATGAAATTAACTTCTTGTTTTACTATGAAAGTATTAAAAAGCACTCAAAAATGTG tcacagagtattaaggcacACTGCAGTTATTTGTACCAGTCGGTCTCTGCACATTCGGGCTACTGTCTGCAGGAGTAATGCACTTGGGGATGAAGAAAGCAGAGGGGACAACATGTTGCTCTTCGTGGATGTAGAAAATATCAATACT AGTGAGACGGGTGTTAAGGAATTTCATATAGTGCAAGTTTCAAGCAATAGCAAGCACTGGAAGCTTCAAAAATCTGTTAACATCTCTGGAGACAAAG ATACTAAACTGGCTAGCAGAGAGCGAGCGAAGTTGTGTTTTAAAGCAGTGAGATGCAAAAACTCAGAAG AAAATTACACATTTGCAGATATTGTCTTTGGAAATGAACAG ATAATAAGTTCAGCCAGTCCTTGTgcagacttttttttccaaagcttaTCCTCTGAATTTAAAAGAACACATGTGCAATCTCATACTCATGCATCTCAAAGGGCAGTGAAACAATCGTTTGATGAAACAGTGAGATTGATACAAAAATGCAGTGAAGTTGATTTGAACATTGTGGTACTGTGGAAG GCATATGTTGTGGAAGACAGCAAGCAGCTTATTTTGGAGGGCCAGCATCATGTTACCCTTAACACTGTTGGGAAGGAGGCCTTTTCATTTCCTCAGAAGCAG ggttttaaaaaaatactcgGGAATTCTGATTGGGAGGACTTGGAACAG GATCTACCAGAAACAGTTCTCTTAAAGTTTTTTCGACCAGAAAACACGCAAGTACCTGCAAGACCAACACCGGAGCAGCTTTCTAATCTTATTAAGACAAGTCTTCATTATCCAGAATCTTTTAATCATTCTTTTCATCAAAAAAG CCTCTGTCTGGTACCTGTCACTCTCCTACTTTCCAATTGTTCCCAGGCTGTTGTAGATGTGATGATTGATTTGCGGCATAAACCAACAAG ctccGAAGCACTAGAAATACACGGATCTTTTACATGGCTTGGGCAAACACAGTACAAGCTTCAGCTTAAGGGCCAGGAGGTCTATAGCTTGCAGCTCAAAGCTTGCTTTGTTCATACAGGTGTCTATAACCTTGGAACCCCCAGAGTATTTGCCAAGCTCGTGGACCAAGCTACTTTGTTTGAAACAAGTCAGCAGAATTCCATGCCTGCACTGATCATTATCAATAATATCTGA
- the TRAPPC8 gene encoding trafficking protein particle complex subunit 8 isoform X3, translated as MAQCVQSVQEFIQDSFVPLVAALCSEEAERLTRRNNLSFAELVRPFCRLTSEVHMRDPNNQLHIIKNLKIAVNNIITHPPQPGAIRKLLHDVVSVSQPAEGLVANVITAGDYDLNISATTPWFESYRECFLQSMPASDHEFLNHYVACMLVVSSSEPDPVEQFLKLSQEQHRIQHSSEYSYPKWFIPNTLKYYVLLHDVSTGEEQRADSIYEEMKQRYGTQGCYLLKINSRVSNRGADEQIPDPWSQYLQKNTIQNQDSYEDYTVSNKNTDHLISDGIDSEIKDGLSNNFKAHPLQLDHPSGSLDSTDYMKASTSLQDSKKSNSGTPHGACLTLTDHDRIRQFIQEFTFRGLLPHIEKTIRQLNDQLISRKGLSRSLFSATKKWFSGSKVPEKSINELKNTSGLLYPPEAPELQIRKMADLCFLVQHYELAYSCYHTAKKDFLNDQAMLYAAGALEMAAVSAFLQPGAPRPYPAHYMETAIQTYRDICKNMVLAERCVLLSAEILKSQSKYSEAAALLIRLTSEDSDLRSALLLEQAAHCFINMKSPMVRKFAFHMILAGHRFSKAGQKKHALRCYCQAMQVYKGKGWSLAEDHINFTIGRQSFTLRQLDNAVSAFRHILINDSKQPPAQQGAFLREYLYVYKNATQLSPDGPLPQLPLPYINSSATRVFFGHDRRPAEGEKQAATHVSLDQEYDSESSQQWKELEEQVVSVINKGTIPSNFQPTQFCLNRYSDNSKFPLAVIEEPITVEVSFRNPLKVPLLLTDLSLLWKFQPKDFSAKHDGETKEQGTCDEDMVGTEAIAEFLISSEETKVARLKLFPHQTGELHILGVVYNLGSVQGAVSLDGIDPSIGLQTGKFVSNGLSVRGRQDLEIQGPRLNNTKEEKTSIKYGPDRRLDPIITEEMPLLEVFFINFPTGLLCGEIRKAYVEFVNVSKCPLTALKVVSKHPEFFTFGGNTAALTPLSPSASENCSAYKTVVTDPTSVRTALLSSASSADFGLGTGGSPEVIQVPLPDAVLLPGASVQLPMWLRGPDEEGVHEINFLFYYESIKKHSKMCHRVLRHTAVICTSRSLHIRATVCRSNALGDEESRGDNMLLFVDVENINTSETGVKEFHIVQVSSNSKHWKLQKSVNISGDKDTKLASRERAKLCFKAVRCKNSEENYTFADIVFGNEQIISSASPCADFFFQSLSSEFKRTHVQSHTHASQRAVKQSFDETVRLIQKCSEVDLNIVVLWKAYVVEDSKQLILEGQHHVTLNTVGKEAFSFPQKQGFKKILGNSDWEDLEQDLPETVLLKFFRPENTQVPARPTPEQLSNLIKTSLHYPESFNHSFHQKSLCLVPVTLLLSNCSQAVVDVMIDLRHKPTSSEALEIHGSFTWLGQTQYKLQLKGQEVYSLQLKACFVHTGVYNLGTPRVFAKLVDQATLFETSQQNSMPALIIINNI; from the exons CTACTACTCCTTGGTTTGAGTCTTACAGAGAGTGCTTTCTTCAGTCCATGCCTGCATCTGATCACGAATTCTTAAACCACTATGTTGCAT GTATGCTGGTAGTTTCTTCTAGTGAACCGGACCCTGTGGAGCAGTTCCTGAAGCTGTCCCAAGAACAGCATCGGATTCAGCACAGTAGTGAATACTCCTATCCCAAGTGGTTTATACCAAACACGCTCAAATATTATGTGCTACTGCATGATGTAAGCACAGGAGAAGAGCAAAG AGCTGACTCCATTTATGAAGAGATGAAACAGAGATATGGAACTCAGGGTTGCTATTTGCTGAAAATAAATTCTCGGGTGTCTAACAGAGGAGCAGACGAACAGATACCAGATCCTTGGAGTCAGTACCTTCAGAAAAACACTATCCAGAACCAG GATTCCTATGAAGATTATACTGTTTCAAACAAGAACACTGATCACTTGATATCAGATGGCATAGACAGTGAAATTAAAG ATGGCTTGTCAAATAACTTTAAGGCTCACCCCCTTCAGCTGGATCATCCCAGTGGCAGTTTGGATAGCACTGATTACATGAAGGCTTCTACATCACTTCAGGACTCAAAGAAGTCAAATTCTGGGACACCTCATGGTGCTTGTTTAACTCTCACAGATCACGATCGAATTAGGCAGTTCATACAGGAATTCACATTTCGGGGACTTTTGCCACACATAGAGAAAACAATTCGACAGCTCAATGATCAG TTAATATCCAGGAAAGGCTTGAGCCGATCACTATTTTCTGCTACTAAAAAATGGTTTAGTGGCAGCAAGGTTCCAGAGAAAAGTATAAATGAGCTCAAGAATACTTCTGGTTTGCT GTATCCACCAGAAGCGCCCGAACTTCAAATCCGGAAGATGGCAGACTTGTGCTTTTTGGTGCAACACTATGAACTTGCATATAGCTGTTACCATACAGCAAAGAAGGACTTCTTAAATGATCAGGCAATGCTTTATGCAGCTGGAGCACTG GAAATGGCAGCAGTGTCAGCTTTTCTTCAGCCTGGAGCTCCTAGGCCATATCCTGCTCATTATATGGAGACAGCGATTCAGACCTACCGAGATATCTGCAA GAACATGGTTCTGGCTGAACGCTGTGTACTGCTTAGTGCTGAAATCTTAAAAAGTCAAAGCAAATAttcagaggcagctgctctTCTGATTCGTTTGACCAGTGAG GATTCAGATCTTCGCAGTGCACTCCTGTTGGAGCAGGCAGCCCATTGTTTTATAAACATGAAAAGTCCCATGGTTAGAAAGTTTGCATTTCATATGATATTGGCTGGCCACAGATTTAGTAAAGCAGGCCAG AAGAAGCATGCCTTACGTTGCTACTGTCAAGCCATGCAGGTTTACAAAGGGAAGGGCTGGTCTCTTGCAGAAGACCACATTAACTTCACCATCGGTCGTCAGTCCTTTACGCTTCGTCAGCTGGACAACGCTGTGTCTGCCTTCAGGCATATTTTGATCAATGACAGTAAACAACCTCCAGCTCAGCAAGGAGCTTTTTTAAGAGAATATCTTTATGTCTATAAG AATGCAACCCAGCTGTCACCAGATGGTCCCTTACCACAGCTTCCTTTACCATATATTAACAGCTCAGCAACTCGTGTTTTCTTTGGCCATGATCGACGACCAGCAGAAG GTGAGAAGCAGGCAGCTACGCACGTGAGCCTGGATCAGGAGTATGACTCAGAATCATCCCAACAGTGGAAGGAGCTCGAGGAGCAGGTGGTGTCTGTGATAAATAAAGGAACAATACCTTCAAACTTTCAACCTACACAGTTCTGTTTAAATCGCTACTCGGATAACTCCAAATTTCCGCTTGCTGTGATAGAAG AACCAATAACTGTAGAAGTGTCCTTCCGAAACCCTCTGAAAGTTCCGCTTCTTTTGACTGACCTTTCATTGCTGTGGAAGTTTCAACCTAAAGACTTCAGTGCAAAGCATGATGGAGAAACAAAAGAGCAG ggTACGTGTGATGAAGATATGGTAGGAACTGAAGCAATAGCAGAATTTTTAATTAGTAGTGAGGAGACAAAAGTG GCAAGACTAAAGCTCTTTCCCCATCAAACAGGGGAGCTACATATTCTGGGAGTCGTTTATAATCTTGGCAGTGTTCAAGGTGCTGTGTCATTAGATGGGATAGATCCTTCTATTGGATTACAGACAG GAAAGTTTGTTTCCAATGGGTTATCTGTACGAGGAAGACAAGATTTAGAAATCCAAGGACCTCGACTTAATAacacaaaagaggaaaaaacatcGATTAAATATGGACCTGATAGACGTTTAGATCCCATTATTACAGAAGAAATGCCTTTGTTAGAG GTGTTCTTTATAAATTTTCCTACAGGGCTTCTCTGTGGAGAAATCAGAAAAGCGTATGTAGAATTTGTGAACGTAAGCAAGTGTCCTCTTACTGCACTGAAGGTCGTGTCCAAGCATCCAGAATTTTTCACTTTTGGTGGAAATACTGCTGCTTTAACACCACTAAGTCCTTCAGCCTCAGAGAACTGTAGTGCTTACAAGACTGTTGTGACAGACCCTACCTCTGTGCGAACAGCACTGCTGTCTTCAGCTTCTTCTGCAGACTTTGGGCTTGGCACGGGAGGTTCACCTGAAGTAATACAGGTTCCGCTTCCTGATGCTGTTCTTCTTCCTGGGGCTTCAGTGCAGCTGCCAATGTGGTTACGGGGACCAGATGAAGAAGGTGTTCATGAAATTAACTTCTTGTTTTACTATGAAAGTATTAAAAAGCACTCAAAAATGTG tcacagagtattaaggcacACTGCAGTTATTTGTACCAGTCGGTCTCTGCACATTCGGGCTACTGTCTGCAGGAGTAATGCACTTGGGGATGAAGAAAGCAGAGGGGACAACATGTTGCTCTTCGTGGATGTAGAAAATATCAATACT AGTGAGACGGGTGTTAAGGAATTTCATATAGTGCAAGTTTCAAGCAATAGCAAGCACTGGAAGCTTCAAAAATCTGTTAACATCTCTGGAGACAAAG ATACTAAACTGGCTAGCAGAGAGCGAGCGAAGTTGTGTTTTAAAGCAGTGAGATGCAAAAACTCAGAAG AAAATTACACATTTGCAGATATTGTCTTTGGAAATGAACAG ATAATAAGTTCAGCCAGTCCTTGTgcagacttttttttccaaagcttaTCCTCTGAATTTAAAAGAACACATGTGCAATCTCATACTCATGCATCTCAAAGGGCAGTGAAACAATCGTTTGATGAAACAGTGAGATTGATACAAAAATGCAGTGAAGTTGATTTGAACATTGTGGTACTGTGGAAG GCATATGTTGTGGAAGACAGCAAGCAGCTTATTTTGGAGGGCCAGCATCATGTTACCCTTAACACTGTTGGGAAGGAGGCCTTTTCATTTCCTCAGAAGCAG ggttttaaaaaaatactcgGGAATTCTGATTGGGAGGACTTGGAACAG GATCTACCAGAAACAGTTCTCTTAAAGTTTTTTCGACCAGAAAACACGCAAGTACCTGCAAGACCAACACCGGAGCAGCTTTCTAATCTTATTAAGACAAGTCTTCATTATCCAGAATCTTTTAATCATTCTTTTCATCAAAAAAG CCTCTGTCTGGTACCTGTCACTCTCCTACTTTCCAATTGTTCCCAGGCTGTTGTAGATGTGATGATTGATTTGCGGCATAAACCAACAAG ctccGAAGCACTAGAAATACACGGATCTTTTACATGGCTTGGGCAAACACAGTACAAGCTTCAGCTTAAGGGCCAGGAGGTCTATAGCTTGCAGCTCAAAGCTTGCTTTGTTCATACAGGTGTCTATAACCTTGGAACCCCCAGAGTATTTGCCAAGCTCGTGGACCAAGCTACTTTGTTTGAAACAAGTCAGCAGAATTCCATGCCTGCACTGATCATTATCAATAATATCTGA